GCGCCCGAGATCATCACGATCCTGCTCGAGTCGGGACAGGGCCTCGGGCCCTTCGGCGCCAAGGGCATCGGGGAGCCCGCCATGACCCCGACGCCGGCCGCGGTGATGAACGCCGTCACGCGCGCCGCCCGCGCCCCCCTGACCCGCTTCCCCCTCACCGCCGAACGCGTCCTCGCGGCTCTCAAGAGCCAATCAGCTTCGAAAAATCCCTCTCCCCCATCGGGGGAGAGGGCAGGGTGAGGGGGCACAGGCCTACACCATCCCATGCGCCTCGACTTCACCCTCAACAACCATCCCTGCCGCGCGGAGGCTCCCGCCCACTGGACGGTCCTCGATCTTCTCCGCGATGGCCTCGCCCTCACGGCGACCAAGTATGGCTGTGGCGAGGGCGTGTGTGGCACCTGCACCGTGCTCCTCGACGGCGAGCCCGTCCGCGCATGCCTCGTTCTCGCCTCCCGGCTCCGCGGGCGGACCCTCCTCACCGCCGAAGGTCTGGAAGACAATGGCCAGCCTGACCGGCTTCAGAGCGCCTTTGCCCGCGCGGGCGCGGCCCAGTGCGGCTTCTGCACGCCGGGCATGCTGCTCTCCGCCCGCGCGCTGCTCGCCGCGAATCCCTCGCCCACCGAGCACGACGTGCGCGAGGCCCTCGCCGGCAATCTCTGCCGCTGTACCGGCTACACGAAGATCATCGAAGCGGTGCTGGCCGCGGCGGGCGCCCGCTGATGCGCCTCCGCCCATTCGCGCTGGTCGAGCCCGAGACGATTCCCGAGGCCGTCGAGATCCTGGCCGGGCTGGACGGAGAGGCCCGGGTCATCGCCGGCGGCACCGCGCTCGTCCCCACCATGCGCCTCGGTCTCGTGGCGCCGGACCGTCTCGTCTCGCTGCATCGCATTGCCGGGCTGTCGGACATCCGCGTGGACAAGGGCATGCTCGAGATCGGGGCCATGGCGAGCCTGTCCGCCCTCGTCCGCCACGGCGCCGTCCGCGAGGGCTGGCCGCTTCTCGCTCGAGCCGCCGCCCGCGTGGCCACTCCCGCCATCCGGAGCAGCGCCACGCTCGGCGGCAATCTCTGTTATGCCGAGGCCGCGTCTGACCCCGCGCCGGCCCTTCTCTGCCTCGAGGCCCAG
This DNA window, taken from Candidatus Methylomirabilota bacterium, encodes the following:
- a CDS encoding (2Fe-2S)-binding protein, whose translation is MRLDFTLNNHPCRAEAPAHWTVLDLLRDGLALTATKYGCGEGVCGTCTVLLDGEPVRACLVLASRLRGRTLLTAEGLEDNGQPDRLQSAFARAGAAQCGFCTPGMLLSARALLAANPSPTEHDVREALAGNLCRCTGYTKIIEAVLAAAGAR